The proteins below are encoded in one region of Pantoea sp. At-9b:
- a CDS encoding LysR family transcriptional regulator, with product MFRSTLEQWAILDKVVELGGFNQAAEAMNRSQSSVSYNLSLLQDRLGLALLRIEGRRALLTAQGETLLAQVRPLLNAFHALEARAASLHNGVRTQLELVVDNIFPRQTLFRVLQQFQQQYPATQIQLTEVLEYDDPLHPAVPDADVMVMTRREDVSGRGQWLMNVDFLAVIHRDHPLLSLPQPLTEYDLSRYPQIRIGTSRSQAPHASVGQSEQWFFSTVDTAIEAVMHQVGYGWLPQARIAEALQLGVLQPLPLNHGGRRSTPMHLIVKKELIPLDDQVIALVNLFTHYCSG from the coding sequence ATGTTCAGAAGCACGCTGGAGCAATGGGCAATCCTCGATAAAGTGGTCGAGTTGGGGGGATTTAATCAGGCGGCCGAGGCGATGAATCGCAGCCAATCCTCGGTCAGCTACAATCTCTCGCTACTCCAGGATAGGCTCGGGCTGGCGCTGTTGCGCATTGAGGGACGGCGGGCATTGCTCACCGCGCAGGGTGAAACCTTGCTGGCACAGGTACGTCCGCTACTCAATGCATTTCACGCGCTGGAAGCCCGTGCCGCCAGCCTGCATAACGGGGTGCGCACCCAACTGGAGCTGGTGGTGGACAATATCTTTCCGCGTCAGACGTTGTTTCGCGTGTTGCAGCAGTTCCAGCAGCAGTATCCGGCTACCCAAATCCAGCTCACCGAAGTGCTGGAATATGACGATCCGCTCCATCCAGCGGTGCCTGATGCCGATGTGATGGTGATGACGCGGCGTGAGGATGTTTCCGGGCGTGGGCAGTGGCTGATGAACGTCGATTTTCTGGCGGTGATCCATCGCGACCACCCATTGCTGTCCTTGCCGCAGCCGCTGACCGAGTATGATCTGTCGCGCTATCCCCAAATCCGTATCGGTACCTCACGTTCACAGGCACCACACGCGTCGGTGGGGCAATCGGAGCAGTGGTTTTTCTCGACGGTGGATACCGCGATCGAGGCGGTGATGCATCAGGTGGGATACGGCTGGCTGCCGCAGGCGCGTATCGCCGAAGCGCTCCAGCTTGGCGTGCTGCAACCGTTGCCGCTCAATCACGGGGGGCGTCGCAGTACGCCCATGCATCTGATTGTGAAAAAGGAGTTGATTCCGCTGGATGACCAGGTGATTGCGTTGGTCAATCTGTTTACCCATTATTGTTCAGGGTAG
- a CDS encoding LysR family transcriptional regulator, producing MASLNLDHLDTFRLVISRGSFSGAADALGLSQPAVSLQIRQLEQSLQTRLIERTGRGVRATAAGLALLEHGEHIASAIAAALAAVTQQADEISGTVIIGTGATACIHLLPPLLQQLRQQHPQLKVDVRTGNTATIIRAVEENQVDIGLVTLPVASQSVYVNALCDEHFRLIMAQDSAPLVTPAALAPEPLIVFEPGSGTRAVIDGWFREAGLRATPVMELGSIEAIKRMVRAGLGYSLVPAMALAQEEDRAGLCVLAPQPALQRTLGTVMRQDRIVSRGMTAVLEVLRKTCTGP from the coding sequence ATGGCCAGTCTCAATCTTGATCATCTGGACACTTTCCGGCTGGTGATTAGCCGGGGGAGTTTTTCTGGAGCCGCCGATGCGCTTGGTCTGTCACAACCGGCGGTCAGTCTGCAAATCCGCCAACTGGAACAATCGCTGCAAACTCGCCTGATCGAACGCACCGGGCGCGGGGTACGCGCCACGGCGGCAGGTCTTGCGTTGCTGGAGCATGGCGAACATATTGCCAGCGCTATTGCTGCGGCACTGGCAGCGGTGACGCAACAGGCGGATGAGATCAGCGGCACAGTGATCATCGGTACCGGCGCAACGGCCTGTATTCATCTGCTGCCCCCTTTACTGCAACAACTGCGTCAGCAGCATCCGCAGCTAAAAGTCGATGTGCGAACCGGCAATACCGCCACCATTATACGCGCGGTGGAGGAAAATCAGGTGGATATCGGGTTAGTGACGCTGCCGGTTGCCAGCCAGAGCGTGTACGTCAACGCGCTATGCGATGAACACTTTCGGCTGATTATGGCGCAGGACAGCGCACCGCTTGTCACACCCGCCGCGCTGGCACCAGAGCCACTGATCGTGTTCGAACCGGGTAGTGGTACGCGTGCCGTGATTGATGGCTGGTTTCGCGAGGCCGGGTTACGCGCCACGCCGGTGATGGAGCTGGGGAGCATTGAGGCGATCAAGCGGATGGTGCGGGCTGGGCTGGGATACAGTCTGGTGCCCGCCATGGCGCTGGCGCAGGAGGAGGACCGGGCCGGGTTATGCGTGCTGGCACCACAACCGGCTTTGCAGCGCACATTGGGCACCGTTATGCGGCAGGACCGCATCGTCAGTCGCGGCATGACGGCAGTGCTGGAGGTCTTGCGTAAGACATGTACAGGTCCGTAG
- a CDS encoding GNAT family N-acetyltransferase: protein MEILQAEEQHIPGIQQIYAHHVLHGCATFETDPPDDATLLARLHNITAAGLPWFVALEDGVVLGYCYLSRWRERFAYRFSLEDSVYIDPRLTGRGIGRQLLAQALQWAEQHGYRQMVGVIGNSENSASIALHRSAGFTVTGTLQSVGFKHGRWLDTVIMQRALGAGDSTLP from the coding sequence ATGGAAATTTTGCAGGCAGAAGAACAACATATCCCTGGCATCCAACAGATTTATGCGCACCATGTGCTGCATGGCTGCGCTACCTTTGAAACCGATCCACCGGATGATGCCACCCTGCTGGCGCGGCTGCACAACATCACCGCCGCCGGACTGCCGTGGTTTGTGGCATTGGAGGATGGCGTCGTGCTGGGTTACTGCTACCTGTCGCGCTGGCGTGAACGCTTTGCTTACCGCTTTAGTCTGGAAGACTCGGTGTACATTGACCCACGCCTGACCGGGCGCGGCATTGGCCGTCAGTTGCTGGCACAGGCGCTGCAATGGGCCGAGCAACACGGCTACCGCCAGATGGTCGGCGTGATCGGTAACAGCGAGAACAGCGCCTCTATCGCCCTGCACCGCTCCGCCGGTTTCACCGTGACCGGCACCTTACAGTCGGTCGGCTTCAAGCATGGCCGCTGGCTGGACACGGTGATCATGCAACGCGCCCTCGGGGCCGGTGACAGCACGCTACCCTGA
- a CDS encoding phenolic acid decarboxylase, whose product MRSFNKDDLSGFIGKHLVYTYDNGWNYEIYVKNATTLDYRIHSGLVGNRWVKGQQAYIVRVAAEVYKISWTEPTGTDVSLIANLADRVFHGTIFFPQWVMLNPEKTVCFQNDHLSEMAAYREQGPVYPTTVIDEFATITFVRDCGPDDESVIACAASELPADFPANLG is encoded by the coding sequence ATGCGCAGTTTCAATAAAGACGATTTGAGCGGTTTTATCGGTAAACACCTGGTCTATACCTATGACAACGGCTGGAATTACGAGATCTATGTGAAAAACGCCACCACACTGGATTACCGTATTCACAGCGGGTTGGTGGGTAACCGTTGGGTGAAAGGTCAGCAGGCGTATATCGTGCGTGTGGCGGCTGAGGTGTACAAAATTTCCTGGACCGAACCGACCGGCACCGACGTCAGCCTGATCGCTAACCTCGCTGACCGCGTGTTCCACGGCACCATTTTCTTCCCACAATGGGTGATGCTGAACCCGGAAAAAACCGTCTGTTTCCAGAACGATCATTTGAGTGAAATGGCGGCGTATCGCGAACAGGGACCGGTGTATCCCACTACCGTGATTGACGAGTTTGCCACCATTACCTTTGTGCGCGACTGCGGCCCGGATGACGAGAGCGTGATTGCCTGTGCGGCGAGCGAGTTGCCCGCCGACTTTCCGGCTAACCTCGGTTAA
- a CDS encoding ABC transporter substrate-binding protein, translating into MLKPFCGLALLVISAVAQAQTVTDDMGQQVVISHPATHIADAWFAHHSLLMTLGAGDRIVATVNHPADRPWMFKVQPSLYQALQAHGKTFASEALVARHVDAVFAPAHDPDVESWRLAGIPVLEMQFDDFASLQRSLTTTAQVVGTAQAAARAVTYNHYLDQQIARIQAKTQGLSASQRPRVLHIQSLHPLKVDGRATLIDTWITLAGGRNVAAGIEGNMKPISPEEVIRWNPDVIIIGAGAGKLEDSAYAALFASVNAVKNHRVWQNPAGVFPWDRYGTEVALQIQWAAAKLHPELFPDLNIIDATRDFYRQFYAYPLSAAEAGRILQALPPAANH; encoded by the coding sequence ATGTTAAAACCTTTCTGTGGGCTGGCGCTGCTGGTGATTAGCGCCGTCGCTCAGGCGCAGACGGTGACCGACGATATGGGGCAGCAGGTGGTGATAAGCCACCCGGCGACGCATATTGCGGATGCCTGGTTTGCCCATCATTCGTTATTGATGACGCTGGGCGCGGGCGATCGGATTGTGGCGACGGTGAATCATCCGGCCGATCGTCCCTGGATGTTCAAGGTGCAACCGTCGTTGTATCAGGCGCTCCAGGCGCACGGTAAAACCTTTGCCAGTGAGGCGCTGGTGGCGCGACATGTCGATGCGGTATTTGCCCCAGCCCATGATCCTGACGTCGAGTCCTGGCGGCTGGCGGGTATCCCGGTGCTGGAGATGCAATTTGATGACTTCGCTTCTCTGCAACGCTCCCTCACCACCACCGCACAAGTGGTAGGCACGGCGCAGGCGGCAGCGCGCGCCGTGACGTACAACCATTATCTCGATCAACAGATTGCGCGTATTCAGGCGAAAACGCAGGGACTCAGTGCCAGCCAGCGTCCGCGCGTGCTGCATATTCAGTCGCTCCATCCGCTGAAAGTGGACGGACGCGCTACCCTGATTGATACCTGGATTACGCTGGCCGGGGGGCGCAATGTTGCGGCGGGTATCGAGGGCAATATGAAGCCGATCTCACCGGAAGAGGTTATCCGCTGGAATCCGGATGTGATTATCATTGGGGCTGGCGCGGGCAAGCTGGAGGATTCTGCTTACGCGGCGCTGTTTGCCAGCGTCAATGCGGTGAAAAACCATCGGGTGTGGCAGAATCCAGCGGGGGTGTTTCCATGGGACCGCTATGGCACCGAGGTAGCGTTACAGATTCAATGGGCCGCCGCCAAACTGCATCCTGAATTATTTCCCGATCTGAACATCATCGATGCAACGCGTGATTTTTATCGCCAGTTTTACGCTTATCCGTTGAGTGCTGCGGAAGCCGGGCGGATTTTGCAGGCGTTGCCGCCTGCGGCTAATCATTAG
- a CDS encoding substrate-binding domain-containing protein, producing the protein MTTLRVLAAGSLRPVWPALMAAYGAPVDTGFGPAGLLRARIACGESCDLFASANTAHAENLLQLGLAQQVGRFAANSLCLTVKRDRIRPKEDWLTVLTRPDLRLATSTPHSDPSGDYTWQLFAAIEQRHAGLGRILESKARCLVGGPDSLNLPAGELAARWLLAQDHADMFIGYASYAPRLAVFPDLHIFAIPQPYNIQAEYAWALCQPTAQPLAEFLQSSVAQQIFSQYGFLPFMA; encoded by the coding sequence ATGACAACGCTGCGCGTACTGGCAGCCGGTAGCCTGCGGCCCGTGTGGCCTGCGTTGATGGCGGCATACGGTGCGCCGGTCGATACCGGTTTTGGCCCGGCGGGTCTGCTGCGTGCGCGTATCGCCTGCGGGGAAAGCTGTGACCTGTTCGCCTCGGCGAACACCGCCCATGCGGAAAATTTGCTTCAGCTCGGGCTGGCGCAGCAAGTGGGCCGCTTTGCCGCCAACAGCCTGTGCCTGACCGTCAAACGCGATCGGATCAGGCCGAAAGAAGATTGGCTAACCGTACTGACCCGCCCTGACCTGCGGCTCGCCACCTCCACCCCACATAGCGATCCCTCCGGCGACTATACCTGGCAATTGTTCGCGGCCATTGAACAACGCCATGCTGGCCTTGGCCGCATACTGGAGAGTAAGGCCCGCTGCCTGGTCGGTGGGCCAGATAGCCTGAACCTTCCGGCGGGCGAGCTGGCGGCACGATGGTTGTTGGCACAGGATCATGCGGATATGTTTATTGGTTACGCCAGTTATGCGCCGCGTCTGGCCGTTTTCCCTGATCTGCACATCTTCGCCATTCCGCAGCCGTATAACATTCAGGCCGAATACGCCTGGGCGCTTTGTCAGCCGACAGCACAGCCGCTGGCTGAATTTCTGCAATCGTCTGTCGCACAACAGATTTTCAGCCAATACGGATTTTTGCCATTCATGGCTTGA
- a CDS encoding ABC transporter substrate-binding protein, with protein sequence MNRPFYRYALAGVLLLTSLHTFASRVVTDQLGRQVTLPDQVDRVVVLQHQTLNLLVQLNATDKIVGILANWKQQLGDGYATLVPALNHKAMLGDLTHVDAESLVALHPQVVFVTNYAPKEMIDKISALGIPVIAISLRHDDVGQQGKINPAMQDEEQAYNQGIREGITLIGEVVNKQAQAKALIAAAFAGRQLVTDRLRSVPEQQRVRAYMANPDLTTYGAGKYTGLMMAHAGALNVAAATIQGFKQVSMEQVIAWNPQVIFVQDRYPQVVDEITHSAQWQTIDAVKNHRVWLMPEYAKAWGYPMPEAIGLGELWMAKKLYPEKFRDIDMQQKADRWYQQFYRTSYHDNAARTGSR encoded by the coding sequence ATGAACCGCCCTTTTTACCGTTACGCCTTAGCGGGTGTACTACTGCTTACCTCTTTGCACACGTTTGCCAGCCGGGTGGTCACCGACCAGCTTGGCCGTCAGGTTACCCTTCCTGATCAGGTCGATCGCGTCGTGGTGTTGCAGCATCAAACCCTTAATTTATTGGTCCAGCTCAATGCCACCGACAAAATCGTCGGTATTCTCGCTAACTGGAAACAACAACTCGGCGATGGCTACGCCACGCTGGTGCCCGCGCTGAACCACAAAGCGATGCTCGGCGATCTCACCCATGTCGATGCGGAGAGCCTGGTGGCGCTGCATCCGCAGGTGGTTTTTGTCACTAACTACGCGCCAAAGGAGATGATCGATAAAATTTCCGCGCTGGGCATTCCGGTGATCGCCATCTCGCTGCGCCATGACGATGTCGGTCAACAGGGGAAAATCAATCCCGCCATGCAGGATGAGGAGCAGGCCTATAATCAGGGCATTCGCGAAGGCATCACGCTGATTGGTGAGGTGGTCAACAAACAGGCGCAGGCCAAAGCTCTGATTGCTGCCGCGTTCGCCGGTCGTCAGTTGGTGACCGATCGTTTGCGTTCCGTGCCTGAACAACAACGGGTACGCGCCTATATGGCCAACCCGGATCTCACCACCTACGGTGCCGGAAAATATACCGGGCTGATGATGGCACATGCCGGGGCGTTAAATGTCGCCGCCGCGACGATTCAGGGTTTTAAACAGGTGAGCATGGAGCAGGTGATTGCCTGGAATCCGCAGGTGATTTTTGTGCAGGACCGCTACCCGCAGGTAGTGGATGAGATCACCCACAGCGCGCAATGGCAGACCATCGATGCGGTGAAAAACCATCGTGTCTGGCTAATGCCAGAATATGCCAAAGCCTGGGGTTATCCGATGCCGGAAGCCATCGGGCTGGGGGAATTGTGGATGGCGAAGAAACTTTATCCGGAAAAATTCCGCGACATTGATATGCAGCAAAAAGCCGATCGTTGGTATCAACAATTTTACCGGACATCTTATCATGACAACGCTGCGCGTACTGGCAGCCGGTAG
- a CDS encoding TonB-dependent siderophore receptor has protein sequence MKIKSRNIPLMRLISISVLFAIHAQAAEQPTLTVTASPNQTPSSVDKKATLGNLGRQEIRNTPWSVQTVSPQLMKRQQLKSISDIYRYMPSVQGDGARPQTRGMQGSVVQNSMIDGLNVVATTDYAAEQFDHLEVLNGLAGSLYGPANPAGLFNFVSKRPSDTPQHSVTVGAGTGISHLLAGDFSGPLDDNDRLRYRLNLLDDEGNGYVKGSKKRRQLVSLALDANLSDQTVLETNFSYYHFYDKGLPGKFALGSGLTLPAAPDPKTAHLGQSYAGDNNHTLTAGVHLKHDFDGNWQGEIGVLRQIADRESTAVTNTFTDNQGHYTTTTSSATASRFTINSYLANLNGEVDTGWIHHQISTGVRGFVWKNMNPRAGGTSTLGSASLDNPQAFAEPDYPDFTDRYHSATATQHAFLLSDNLAFSPQWSLLLAGSESLLSSANYSKTGSRSSESSNSGFSGSASLMYKPVDPLTLYVSYADSLQQGDTAPATANNAGNILAPYRSRQVEVGSKLAVNKLLLTAALFQIKRPYAYTNANGDYAVDGEQRNRGIELMADGDVTDRLHVYGGMTWLDPRLLKTASAQTDNKQIVGLSRYVASLFAAYDLPMLSGTDIHGGMHYVGRRSTDNQNDGWVSGYTTIDAGATWKTQLFNTATTFRLDVTNLTNRHYWTNIVPGGLNGYSGSGYASAQLGDPRMVQVSMQLNF, from the coding sequence ATGAAAATTAAATCCCGCAATATCCCGCTTATGCGTTTAATTAGCATCAGCGTACTGTTCGCTATTCACGCCCAGGCGGCAGAACAACCCACTCTCACCGTCACCGCATCGCCCAATCAAACCCCCTCATCGGTGGATAAAAAGGCCACGTTAGGTAATTTGGGCCGCCAGGAAATACGCAACACCCCGTGGTCGGTACAAACGGTTTCACCGCAATTAATGAAACGTCAGCAGCTAAAAAGTATCAGCGATATTTACCGCTATATGCCGTCGGTGCAGGGTGATGGTGCCCGTCCGCAAACGCGTGGTATGCAAGGCAGCGTGGTACAGAACAGTATGATCGACGGGTTGAATGTGGTTGCTACCACCGATTACGCCGCCGAGCAGTTTGACCATCTGGAGGTGTTGAATGGTCTGGCCGGTTCGTTGTATGGACCCGCCAACCCCGCCGGGTTATTTAATTTTGTCAGCAAACGCCCCAGCGATACCCCGCAACATAGCGTCACAGTTGGCGCGGGTACCGGCATCAGCCATCTGCTGGCCGGCGATTTTAGCGGCCCGCTGGATGACAATGATCGGCTGCGTTATCGCCTGAATCTGCTGGATGACGAAGGCAATGGCTACGTCAAAGGCAGCAAAAAGCGCCGTCAGTTGGTCAGTCTCGCGCTGGATGCCAATCTCAGCGATCAAACCGTGCTGGAAACCAATTTCAGCTACTACCACTTTTACGACAAAGGGTTACCGGGCAAATTTGCGCTGGGCAGCGGCCTGACATTGCCAGCCGCGCCTGACCCGAAAACTGCCCATCTCGGCCAATCCTATGCCGGGGATAACAACCACACCCTGACGGCGGGTGTGCATCTGAAGCACGATTTCGATGGTAACTGGCAAGGCGAGATCGGGGTATTGCGTCAAATCGCCGATCGTGAATCGACGGCGGTGACCAACACCTTTACCGATAATCAGGGGCATTACACCACCACCACCTCATCCGCCACCGCCAGTCGTTTTACTATCAACAGCTATCTGGCGAACCTCAATGGCGAAGTGGATACCGGCTGGATTCATCATCAAATTTCAACCGGTGTGCGGGGTTTTGTGTGGAAAAACATGAACCCAAGGGCGGGGGGCACCTCGACCCTGGGCAGCGCCTCGCTGGATAATCCCCAGGCGTTTGCCGAGCCGGACTACCCCGATTTTACCGATCGCTATCACTCCGCCACCGCCACGCAACATGCGTTTTTACTCAGCGATAATCTGGCGTTTTCACCGCAGTGGAGCCTGTTGCTGGCAGGCAGTGAAAGCCTGCTCAGTTCAGCCAACTACAGCAAAACCGGTAGCCGCAGCAGCGAATCGTCCAACAGCGGTTTTAGCGGTTCTGCCAGCCTGATGTATAAGCCGGTTGATCCGCTGACGTTATATGTCAGCTACGCCGATAGCCTGCAACAGGGCGACACCGCACCGGCTACCGCCAACAACGCAGGCAACATCCTTGCCCCGTATCGCAGCCGTCAGGTTGAAGTCGGCAGCAAGCTGGCGGTCAACAAGCTGTTGCTGACCGCTGCGCTGTTTCAGATCAAACGTCCGTATGCGTATACCAATGCTAACGGTGACTATGCGGTGGACGGTGAGCAACGTAACCGGGGCATTGAGTTGATGGCTGATGGTGACGTCACTGACCGTTTACACGTCTACGGCGGCATGACCTGGCTGGATCCGCGTCTGCTGAAAACCGCCAGTGCGCAGACGGACAATAAACAAATCGTCGGGTTGTCACGTTATGTCGCCAGCCTGTTTGCGGCTTACGATTTGCCGATGTTGAGCGGCACCGATATTCACGGTGGCATGCATTATGTCGGACGTCGTAGTACCGACAACCAGAACGATGGCTGGGTGAGCGGTTATACCACCATCGATGCGGGGGCGACGTGGAAAACGCAATTGTTCAACACCGCCACCACCTTCCGTCTGGATGTCACCAACCTGACCAATCGTCACTATTGGACCAATATCGTGCCGGGTGGGCTGAACGGCTATAGCGGTTCGGGCTACGCCAGCGCGCAATTGGGCGATCCGCGGATGGTGCAGGTTTCGATGCAACTCAATTTCTAA
- a CDS encoding FUSC family protein encodes MQWFSKNAVFFAVKTCLAAFLALYFALELNLDKPAWALTTVFVSSQLYSASTISKSVFRLLGTLLGAVFIFFIFPITVEHPLLFSLCVSLWVSVCLYLSLHDRTPKSYVFMLAGYSAAIMGFPEVTTPLGITSTVLSRIEEITLGIVCSSLVHGLLFPVSMRSLLEQSVSQWYLNARKLCGDLLSGIATAKSPERDDILIRMATNPQQVEILITHCVYEGNAARQLIRLVSVQYQHLSYLIPTLIAIEIRLQRLSELHISFPENVAQTFRQFLLWLHDGEAVGETHEIQQTLAACQTELNQAWRLGELPTESCLLLTGVVERLTDFVRIAGAYQSVGGLVSDLSGDTSLARGKRTHRFYDKGLIRLSALTAFCATFGSCLLWMATGWRDGASAPVMAAILSSFFASLDTPLTSMKLFVRGVIVAIIISVVYVAILLPQATSFEALMICLAPGLILLGLMIARPTTNMIGLSVAIQIPGFIGLGHHLRPDLVALFNTAIASMTGVLFAVILTAIMRNKRPSWTARRAVRIGLRELLRFIKETERNGSSLLGRQRYIGLMLDKLNVVLPRLRLDPQPDMTAAGMLLTEVWLGVNSFDYYARHKDLLAKYQLDSGQMFHELGLFLKRRLKSLQTPPHPDLLDEIDTLLLMLERLAMWDESLLTPLFHLASVRLYLFPQQAWPVMNSRQAELMQQKMYRLPLR; translated from the coding sequence ATGCAGTGGTTTTCAAAAAACGCCGTTTTTTTTGCTGTCAAAACCTGTCTGGCTGCCTTTCTGGCATTGTACTTCGCACTGGAACTGAATCTGGATAAACCGGCCTGGGCACTGACCACCGTGTTTGTCTCGTCACAACTCTATTCCGCCTCCACCATCTCCAAATCGGTGTTCCGTCTGCTGGGCACGTTGCTGGGTGCGGTGTTTATCTTTTTTATCTTTCCGATCACGGTCGAACATCCTTTGTTGTTCAGCCTGTGTGTCTCGCTATGGGTTAGCGTCTGTCTCTATCTGTCGCTGCACGACCGCACGCCCAAAAGCTACGTCTTTATGCTGGCCGGTTACAGCGCCGCCATCATGGGTTTCCCGGAAGTGACTACCCCGCTGGGGATTACCAGCACGGTGTTATCACGTATTGAGGAGATTACCCTCGGTATCGTCTGTAGCAGCCTGGTGCATGGATTGCTGTTCCCGGTCTCGATGCGCAGCCTGCTGGAACAGAGTGTCAGCCAGTGGTATCTCAATGCGCGCAAGCTGTGCGGTGACTTGCTCTCCGGGATCGCGACGGCCAAATCGCCGGAGCGCGATGACATTCTGATCCGCATGGCCACCAACCCGCAGCAGGTGGAGATTCTGATCACCCACTGCGTTTATGAAGGGAATGCCGCCCGCCAGTTGATTCGTCTGGTCAGCGTGCAATACCAGCATCTTTCTTATCTGATTCCGACGCTGATCGCTATTGAGATACGCCTGCAACGTTTGTCTGAGCTGCACATCAGCTTCCCGGAAAATGTGGCCCAAACCTTTCGTCAGTTTTTGCTGTGGTTGCATGATGGTGAAGCAGTGGGTGAGACCCATGAAATTCAGCAAACCCTGGCGGCCTGCCAGACTGAACTGAATCAGGCCTGGCGTCTGGGGGAATTACCCACCGAATCCTGCCTGTTGCTGACCGGAGTAGTGGAAAGATTGACGGATTTTGTGCGCATTGCCGGGGCATATCAAAGCGTGGGAGGACTGGTCAGCGATCTGTCCGGTGACACCTCACTGGCACGCGGCAAACGCACCCACCGTTTCTACGACAAGGGCCTGATCCGCCTCTCTGCGTTGACCGCGTTTTGCGCCACCTTCGGTTCCTGCCTGCTGTGGATGGCAACCGGCTGGCGTGATGGTGCCTCCGCGCCCGTGATGGCCGCGATCCTCAGCTCCTTTTTCGCCAGCCTCGATACGCCGCTCACCTCAATGAAGTTGTTTGTGCGTGGCGTGATCGTCGCCATCATCATCAGCGTGGTGTATGTGGCGATTCTGCTGCCGCAGGCCACCTCGTTTGAAGCACTGATGATTTGTCTGGCTCCCGGATTGATTCTGCTGGGACTGATGATCGCCCGCCCCACCACCAATATGATCGGCCTGAGCGTGGCCATCCAGATCCCCGGCTTTATCGGCCTGGGCCATCATTTGCGCCCCGATCTGGTGGCGCTGTTTAACACCGCCATCGCCTCCATGACTGGGGTACTGTTTGCGGTGATCCTGACGGCGATTATGCGCAACAAACGCCCGTCCTGGACCGCGCGTCGTGCCGTGCGTATCGGTTTGCGCGAACTGCTGCGCTTTATCAAGGAGACGGAGCGAAATGGTTCTTCCCTGCTGGGCAGGCAGCGCTATATCGGCCTGATGCTGGATAAGCTCAACGTGGTGCTGCCTCGTCTGCGCCTTGACCCGCAGCCGGATATGACCGCAGCGGGCATGTTGCTGACCGAAGTGTGGTTGGGGGTGAACAGTTTTGACTACTACGCGCGCCACAAGGATCTGCTGGCAAAATATCAGCTGGATAGCGGACAGATGTTTCATGAACTGGGGCTGTTTCTGAAACGTCGCCTGAAATCGTTACAGACGCCGCCGCACCCGGACCTGCTGGATGAAATCGATACCCTGCTGCTGATGCTGGAACGGCTGGCGATGTGGGATGAGAGCCTGCTGACACCGCTGTTCCATCTCGCCAGCGTGCGTCTGTATTTGTTCCCGCAACAGGCGTGGCCGGTAATGAACAGCCGCCAGGCGGAGTTGATGCAGCAAAAGATGTACCGTCTGCCCCTGCGTTAA